Below is a window of Methanotorris formicicus Mc-S-70 DNA.
TTTACGCTGAACTCTACTTCATGAATTGTATTGCATTCTAAGCATTTGACAACATATTTAGCATATTTTTTTGATTCTTTTGATTTTAATATTTCATGAGGGGTTAGATCCCCACAAACGGGACATTCAAAATATTCCATCTCACATCACTTCCAAAAACATAACCTATAAGTTAGGGCAATTGCCCATTTTTATTTACTTTTTCTTTTTCCTCTTTCTCTTACCCTTCACTTGTGGGACAACAACTCTAACTTTTACATTTGTTGCTTTTTCTAAGAACTCCTCGTATGTGAATGAAACTTCATCATCACTACTTATAACTCCTCTATTCTTTAAGTATTCTTTTGCCATTAGGTAGTATATCAATGAAACTGCCTTTCTACCTTTGTTGTTTGTTGGAACTACAAAGTCGATAAATGATGTTAAGTGCTCTGTGTCACACAAACCAACGATTGGAATACCTATTTCAATTGCCTCTTTTAATGCCTGCCTATCAACTCTTGGGTCACTTATGAATAAAACTTCTGGTTCCAAAAACCCTTTGTATGCCGGGTTTGTTAATGTTCCTGGAACAAATCTTCCAGCGATTGTTTTAATCCCAGTGATTTGCCCAAATTTCTCCAATGGCCCCATTGTGTAAATTCTTCTTGAAACTGCCAATATATCTTCTGGTTCATAGTTTGCTAAGAACTTTGCTGCTAATCTTAACCTTTCATCAGTTTTCCTAACATCTAAAACATACAATCCATCTGACCTAACTCTGTAAATGAATTTCTTCATGTCTTCTGTTTTTTGCTGAGTTCCGATGTGAATACCTGATGCTAAATAGGTGTCTAATGGTACTAACATGTTGTTTTCCGCCATGTTTTTCACGCCTCCAAAATAGTGGTTTTTATGGCTTATAAAACAAGCCAAAAACGTATATAAAAATTAAAAGTTGGAATAACATCCATGATATGACAAATTAATGTATATAAAATTTACGCAATTGGGCAGTAGTTGCTAATTATTTACCTTTTCTTCCATGTGCTTTTATACTTGGTCTTACTTTTTCAGCACCTTTACCTTTGTTTCTTAATCCCCTTCCTTTCTTACCAGCGGATGTTAAACCTCTAAATGCCCTACCTTTGTGTTTTCCTGTACAAATCCAATTTAAGTTCTTATCTGCTTTGATTACTGGGTGGTGTGGGTCAACTAAGATAACCTCATACCACTTGTACTTACCATCTTCTCCAACCCAGTATGAGTTGAGAACTTCCATGTTTGGATATTTTCTTGCCGCTCTTTCCTCAGCGATTCTTTGGATGGACTTACCCATTGTTATTTTTTTAACTCCAAGTGTTGCAGGTTTCTTTGAACCTGTTGGTCTTTGTTTTCTCAATCCACCTCTTCTCACCCTAACTCTAACAACAACAATTCCTTGTTTTGGTTTGTATCCCAAATTTCTTGCCCTATCTAATCTTGTAGGTCTCTCGATTCTTACAACACTTGGTTCCCTTCTCCATTGTTGCATTCTTTCCCATAACAATTGCTTGACATAACTGTCTTTAGGTCTTTTCCATGCATCTCTAATGTATTTATAAACTCCCATCTGTATCCCTCATGCTTTGTGTTTTCTTCCATCTCTGTTTATGGGTTCGGCTTTTCAGCCACATACCCTTACAGGAG
It encodes the following:
- the rpsB gene encoding 30S ribosomal protein S2 translates to MAENNMLVPLDTYLASGIHIGTQQKTEDMKKFIYRVRSDGLYVLDVRKTDERLRLAAKFLANYEPEDILAVSRRIYTMGPLEKFGQITGIKTIAGRFVPGTLTNPAYKGFLEPEVLFISDPRVDRQALKEAIEIGIPIVGLCDTEHLTSFIDFVVPTNNKGRKAVSLIYYLMAKEYLKNRGVISSDDEVSFTYEEFLEKATNVKVRVVVPQVKGKRKRKKKK
- a CDS encoding 50S ribosomal protein L15e, with amino-acid sequence MGVYKYIRDAWKRPKDSYVKQLLWERMQQWRREPSVVRIERPTRLDRARNLGYKPKQGIVVVRVRVRRGGLRKQRPTGSKKPATLGVKKITMGKSIQRIAEERAARKYPNMEVLNSYWVGEDGKYKWYEVILVDPHHPVIKADKNLNWICTGKHKGRAFRGLTSAGKKGRGLRNKGKGAEKVRPSIKAHGRKGK